The DNA segment AAAGGCGCAGCACACACGGCACCAACTCACCACAAAGTGGAAGGAAATTTCGAAGGGTCAAGGTAGAAGCTAGCCAAGGTTTCACCCCGTTCTTTGTCTTCAACATTTTTTCGTGCGTATAAAATTCAAAGGCatgccatacatctccttttctcgtCTATCACATCGTAGTATTATTTTTAAGTACGTTTTCATGAAAAGCATGTGTTCATATTAATATTTTCGGATTTATGGCATGCACAAGGGGTAAACTCATATTTCTatgattttaattcatgttttattaTGTAAAGAGGCTGCCACGATGTCAAATTATGTTCAAGCAAAGTTTTATATGAATTAGAGTCCTAACTAAACACCAAACCCACAGTAATCACCAAGGATAAAGGTTGGAGTCGGTTTTCTGTCATGAGGGTTTGGGGGTGATCGGGCTCCTTGTTCAGAAGGTTGGGGAGTCACGGCTTGGGGCCAGGGCTCGGCCAGGGTTGGTTCAGGCGaggggagagtcctagccaggCGAGGACTCAAGTTAGGGGCTGGGAtaagagtcctagccattctAGGACTCTTACCCGAGAAACGCGCAACATCTGCGCGAGTAAGAGCAGGCTGCCAGTGGGTTGAGGGCTCgtgggctgggctagggtgaCTCATTATGGTCCTGTGAAGGTGCACTGGGGGTTGGTTTGGGTGCTGGGTAGACGGCTAGGTCCCTAGGTGCACAAAGCTAGAGTCCACTCAAGGTGAAACTCTCGACCCCTGCATGGGTGTGGTTTGCGGGtcattttttttggttttggGATGGTTTCTAAGTGGTctaagggtccagtagggtactcTAGGATGTTGGTCAGGGTTTGGATCAACTTGGTTTGGGGGTGACTCGAGAAAATCGAAAGATGGCTCGAGGTCGAAATTTATGTGTCATAATAGGGtttctaaaataaaattaattgaaaaacggctcacgggggccGAGTTGTGGTTCACAAGGGATAAAATAATGtaaaagactaaattttgaatttaggaattttatattaaagttaaagataaatgaaaaagtttaatatttaaactaaataaaattatgggaaaattaatttaggcttaaataaatatttgggacatgttagagtcaatgaattcaagaaaaagtcaaaatcgaggaattctacgtctaggggtaaaacggtctttttacacctaaaaattagtaaacgtcatgacagttctctaaatgatatttttatgatattatgactatttttaaatgtttatgaaattttcatgattaaattatgatttttaaatgtctaggggatttttatgatttaaggaagacatttaaaagacatgttgcatgcttgatttcaaaaacaaaattatagGTTATGCGTGATTTTTTTAAAGTATTAAGAAtgtaaacgttgaaggaagtgaagtaattgtgactaattcgataatgttggagatatcgtgggGGTGACGGTCCCAGTggaagcccgacgatcgtatttccattattACGAATACGAGGTAACGGTATGAGGTAAcggtaagaatgagaatatcgtgaggggaaaagacACCAGAGGGAgaccatttatgggaaaaggccccagagagaaccacgacgatcgtatttctattcgaaagaGGATAGAGAAGGgatcagttgaccggtgagagtgttgctggtgtctaCCGCCGCCCAATACtgcggtttcatgtagatggatccatcgaaattttgaggtttgaggaaagtcacatttaacgatctgaattcaacaaaggaaaaggaaaagggtaaaggtttatgatcatgaaaaaggttttatgttatgccatgttgaggaaaaaggaaaaaagttGAGGTTTATTTATGTATGTCGTGAAAaagttatttttacgtaaaagtattttctccgttgcatgtggttttatacgtttataaatattatggtgtgttgagtctttagactcactaggtgtgatggatgcatgtgagattgagggaggtcttgatggatgatttgactggactgaaggtgcacacaacctgaggaccagcgcttctactttttcctcatttacgatttatgattcatgatttacgttaaagattttaagactatttatttatgcttttgagatatttttgtgaggtttagtatgggctatactctttaaatttatttctttttaggtttggtaaaacaggctacgatttcatttttatgactatttcacttgatttttaaaatgctagttggatgatgttttattttaaagggtaaaatatttcatgagatGTATGTTtatggccgaaaattgagtgttttaaaaagtaaatttctagtacttttaaagcattaaaaaaGGCAGACGTTTCTGAGTAAattttggaacagtatgcctcctagacgtaggATTGTGCGTGGAGCCGGCGATGGAAAGAGAGCCTCAGGATGGGTAGAGGGCCACTCCTCCTCGTCCAccccagatatgcaggctcagatgcttgcaggaTGACTCTGtttttcgcacagtttgcggggaaccataCTGCAGTAGACATAGGGGCGAGGCCTAGACCAGAGACAGTCTACGAGAGAATTAGGAGGATGGATCTGAAGGAGTTCTCGgggactactgacccgatgatagttgaaggatggattaagtctATCGAGATAATTTTTGCATTCATGGAGCTACACGATGCAGACAGGGTTAGGTGTGCCACATTCTTTTTGACCGAAGACGCCAGAttgtggtgggagagtgcatctgTGTCATGAACCTGTAAACAATGACTTGGGATGGATTTAAGGAGGTCTTCTACttcaagtacttcactgaggaactACAATCCAGACTGAacagggagttcatgacgctgCAACAAGGAGACAGTAACGTTGCAGATTTTGTCAAGAAGTTTGAGAGGGAGTGTGACTTTGTGCCCCTAATTGCAAATAATGCCCGGGAGAAATTGGGGCAATTTATGGATGGTTTGTGTCCGATCTTTTGCCATGATGTGAGAGTTGATGGTCCTACTACCTATTTGGTGGCTGTGTCGAGAGCCTTGGCGGCAGAACAGGATCAAAGAGACATTGAGAACGACAGACAGGACAAGAGACCACATCAGGCACCATAGCAGCAGTTTAAGAGGCCTTTCCAGGGGCAGCAGGGGAAGAGGCCGTTTCAAGGACCGCCGAAAGGCAAAGGTTCTATCCCACAGAAAAGGGCTCCTCAGAAGCCTGGTGAGTATCCAGTGTGCCCTAAGTGCAACCGCCATCATATGGGGCAATTTCTATGGGGTTcaggcaagtgcttcaagtgtggagccaTTGAACATATGCTGAAGGACTGTCCGCAGTGGAGGCAGCCGACCCAGGggagagtgttcgccatgcatgctcaggaggcgaaGACATGACTTTGCTGActagaaatattttcataaagagagtcGCCACGAAGGCCTTGACCTTGATAGATTCTGGGGCCACTCACTCTTTTATCTCTAAGACGTTCGATAATCAtttggacatcaagtccattggACTCGAAGTGAgctattcagtgacagtcccatcaaggGAAGAATTATCAGCTTCCAACGTGGTCAGGGACATAGATCTTGAACTACATGGACATCTAGTCTACACTGAACTTATTGTGTTGTCGATGCAAGAATTCGATATCatcttgggaatggactggctgacgaagaaCATAGTTCATATTGACTTTTAGAAAAGTTCACTTTTGGTAAGGTCgttgggcatggagcaatttctcTTTGAGCCGcatagatggaggagtttcccttGCATGATCTCTTCCATGCAGGCACGGAGACTTATTCACAAGGGGtatcaggctttcttggccagtattATTTCCGCACCTGACGTACCCACTCCATCGACATCTGATGTAACGGTAGTCAGAGATTTTCCTGACGTTTTTCTCGATGACGTCACAGTCCTTCcacgagagagaggtggagttcgctattgatcttgtgccaggcactgtgccaatatataaggcaccgtaccgtctagctccagctgagatgtcagaactcaaacagcagattcaggagcttctagACAAGGAATTTATTCACCATAGTTTCtcaccttggggcgcaccagtgctctttgtaaagaatAAAGATAGGAGCAtgaggttgtgtatcgattacagagaactgaacaaggtaacaatctagaataaatacccactaccAAGGATCGAGGACATATTTGATATGTTACAGGGAGCTAcgatgttctctaagatagatctaagatcagggtatcatcagctgaaggtaAAAGATGGAGATGTTCATATGACAACCTTCAAAActaggtatgggcactacgagttcttTGTGATGCCGTTGGACTGAAGAATGCTCCAGAAATTtttatggacctcatgaaccgagtatttaatccctacctagatcagttcgtcatagtgttcattaaCGACATTCTTATCTACtcaaagagccatgaggagcacagtcaACATTTGGGTACAGTGTTGCAGGTTTTGCAGAGCCACTAGTTGtttgcgaaattcagtaagtgtgaattctggttggagaaattagcatttttgggtcatataatatcaatcagtggtattgaggtggatctAGATAAGGTGGCAGCAGTTAAAGAATTGGTTGAACCGAAGAATgcgtcagagatccgcagtttcctaGGCCTGGCAGGCTACTACATGAAGTTTATTCAGCGGTTTTCCTGGAtcgcagtgccactcacttcattgacTAAAAATAATGCTAAATTTGTATGGAGTgaagagtgtcagaagagcttccatactttgaagcaagctcttgtTTCAGCGCCAGTTTTAGCCATACCATCAGGGTAAGGTTATTTTGTGTTTTACACCGATGCTtttaagctcgggttaggcacATTATTAATGCAacatggtcgggttatagcatatgcctccagacagttaaaagtgcatgagaagaactatctGACCCATGATCTCGAGTTAGCTGCtgttgtctttgcgttgaagatataTAGAAATTATTTGTACAACGAGAAATGACAGATATTTacggatcacaagagtctcaagtatttcttcacccaaagagagctgaatatgaggcaaagaCTGTGGTTGTAGTTGGTAAAAGACTACaattgcgaaattagctaccatccagggaaagctaatgttgtggcagatgctttgagcaggaaagtaGCAGTCGTAGCACAGCTGTCAACGCGAAGATCTCTTCAGTCAGAAATTCAGAGGTTTGGCCTAGAGAATTAtcctaagggcagagctcctaagcTATCTAAGCTGACAGTCTAGTCTTCTTTGCTATACCTAATCCGTAGTTGTCAGCCTTCGGATGAGCAAATATAGAagtggagactgaaggatgaggccaagggcaatGTACTCTACATTGTGTTTGATGGCATTGTAAGATACAGGGGaaggatgtgggtgcctagtgttgattcgatcagagaggatattttgacagaggcacatacatctccgtattctatccaccCAAGAGGtgccaagatgtacaaggatttgcagGTACTATTTTGGTGGCCAAGTATGAAGCGTGACATCCgtcgatttgtgtctgaatgtctcacttgtcagcaagtgcaAGCAGAGCATCAGATGCCAGCAGGAATGCTTAAGCCGCTCTCTATcactgagtggaaatgggagaacatcgcCATGGATTTCGTTGTTGGTTTGTCAAGGTCAGTCAGAGCatccaatgccatttgggttatagtggaccgacttactaagtcagcgcatttcttACCGGTGAAGACGACTTTTTCCATGACTCAGTATCCAGAGCTCTATATCTGGGAGATAGTCCGGTTGCACGGGATCCCAGTTTTtattgtgtccgacagagacccgaggtttacatcgtccttttggaagagtttacatgtaGCCATGTGGACGAAGTTTCTATTTAGTACAGGATTCCACCCTTAGAGAGATGGCAGTCtaagcgagtgattcagattttggaggacttGTTGAGagcttgtgtgatcgatttccatgggAATTTAGAATcaaagctacctctagtggagtttacctacaacaacagtttccaatcatctataggtatggctccctacgaggcactGTAttggaggaagtgcagatcgctgattcattgggatgaagtcggtgagagatcagaacttattccagagattgttcagcggactgcagatgtggtggtcaagattcgagataggatgaagactgcccagaaTCGTCAAAaaagttatgctgataagaggagaAGAGATCTTGAGTTTGTCGTAGGTGACCACGTCTTCGTGAAGAtaacacctatgaagggtgttatgaggtctgggaagagaggcaagctcagTACAAGATTTATTAGACCATTCGGatacttgacagagttgggactctagcttatcgtgtagccctaccGTCGAATCTGGTCGGGGTACACaacgtgttccacgtctcgatgctgaggaagtatctagCAAACCCTTCGCATTTTTTGTGCTATGAGCCATTGCAGCTTGCTCCGGACCTgtcgtatgaggaaagacctgtctAAATCCTAAACAAGCAGGAGtggaagcttcggaacaaggtgaccaagttggtcatggtccggtggctgaatcaatcagtagAGGAGGCTACTTGGGAGGCCGAGGCAGACATGAGGAATTGCTACCCGGAACTgtttggtaagacttaatttcgaggacaaaatttatttaagtaggggaggaattgtagagcccaaaatcagaatacataaaactatgtatttatttaattgttaacttatttatttaaattaaaatgattttaacgatgcattatttatgaatttgcattattttaaattatttatgattttctgatacgcgttaaaatgttttcttgagtttcatgtttcaggcgattatttgatacaggatcgaggaaaagagaccggcgacgattttgaacattttaaaatgtggtattttattttaagtcaagaaaatggcattttaaatgatttatttggttttagtattttaagagcctaatttaattattaggtggttttatgaattttttaaacttttaaagatttttcacttgtgtattttattttaaattaagataTTTTAGAAAAGCTAGTGCTGGGTTAGCATTTTAATTAACATTTTTATTAGCATGTTAATTGGGTAATTAGTAAATATTTCCCCCTAATTATATTAAAACACACGCGCAGACACTTTAACACACACTCAACTACAcgacacacacaaacacatttTTCCTTCACTTTCATTTAAATTTTTGAGAGCAAAAGACTTAGGGTTCTAAGAGcttcagcagccgcccctttctCTTCAAATATTTCCAGTAATTCACGTTGATTTTTTTGCAAGAAATCGAGCCACAAATCATTCCGGATCAACCCTCGCACCTTCCCCGCTTTGGTAT comes from the Primulina eburnea isolate SZY01 unplaced genomic scaffold, ASM2296580v1 ctg559_ERROPOS1146420+, whole genome shotgun sequence genome and includes:
- the LOC140821378 gene encoding uncharacterized protein, whose product is MTWDGFKEVFYFKYFTEELQSRLNREFMTLQQGDSNVADFVKKFERECDFVPLIANNAREKLGQFMDGLCPIFCHDVRVDGPTTYLVAVSRALAAEQDQRDIENDRQDKRPHQKRAPQKPGEYPVCPKCNRHHMGQFLWGSGLSAVEAADPGESVRHACSGGEDMTLLTRNIFIKRVATKALTLIDSGATHSFISKTFDNHLDIKSIGLEVSYSVTVPSREELSASNVVRDIDLELHGHLVYTELIVLSMQEFDIILGMDWLTKNIVHIDF